One region of Burkholderia cepacia ATCC 25416 genomic DNA includes:
- a CDS encoding NAD(P)/FAD-dependent oxidoreductase → MRFGSYWLDTSEPFASNSPALRDGSCDVLVVGGGITGSAAALALARKGARVIVCEAGTVGQAASGRNGGMCNNGFAQDYAALSQRIGTELANRLYRAFDAGVDTVERLVREESIDCDFVRRGKLKLAAKPEHYDKLARSQALLAASVDPDTRMVTKAELRDEIGSDRYHGGLLFGKSAGMHVGRYVRGLARAAQARGAHVLEHAPVLGLKRQAGGAYAARTPLGEIRARQVLLASGISQVGPFGWIRRRIVPVGAFIIVTEPLPDDLLDRLLPTRRMVTDTKKFVNFFRVTPDNRMLFGGRARFAASNPRSDEKSGAILRRQLAAVFPELAGVRIDYCWGGMVDMTANRLPRAGERDGVYYAMGYSGHGTHMATLMGTLMAEIMDGRADLNPWKDFDWPAIPGHFGKPWFLPFVGAWYRLKDTLQ, encoded by the coding sequence ATGCGTTTCGGTTCCTACTGGCTCGATACGTCGGAGCCATTTGCGAGCAACTCGCCGGCGTTGCGCGACGGCAGTTGCGACGTGCTGGTGGTGGGCGGCGGGATCACCGGCTCGGCGGCCGCACTGGCGCTGGCCAGGAAAGGGGCGCGCGTGATCGTCTGCGAGGCGGGCACCGTCGGGCAGGCGGCATCGGGACGCAACGGCGGTATGTGCAACAACGGCTTCGCGCAGGATTACGCGGCGCTGTCGCAGCGCATCGGCACGGAACTGGCCAATCGGCTCTATCGCGCGTTCGACGCAGGCGTCGACACGGTCGAGCGGCTGGTCAGGGAGGAGTCGATCGATTGCGATTTCGTGCGCCGCGGCAAGCTCAAGCTCGCGGCGAAACCTGAGCATTACGACAAGCTCGCGCGAAGTCAGGCACTGCTCGCGGCGAGCGTGGACCCCGACACGCGCATGGTGACGAAAGCCGAGCTGCGTGACGAGATCGGCTCGGACCGTTATCACGGCGGGCTGCTGTTCGGCAAGAGTGCCGGGATGCACGTCGGCCGTTACGTGCGCGGCCTGGCACGCGCCGCGCAAGCGCGCGGCGCGCACGTCCTCGAGCATGCGCCGGTGCTCGGGCTGAAGCGGCAAGCGGGCGGCGCTTACGCGGCGCGTACGCCGCTCGGCGAGATCCGTGCGCGCCAGGTGCTGCTCGCGAGCGGCATTTCGCAGGTCGGCCCGTTCGGCTGGATTCGCCGCAGGATCGTGCCGGTCGGTGCGTTCATCATCGTCACCGAGCCGTTGCCGGACGACCTGCTCGACCGGCTGTTGCCGACGCGCCGGATGGTCACCGACACGAAGAAATTCGTCAATTTCTTTCGCGTCACGCCCGACAACCGGATGCTGTTCGGCGGCCGCGCGCGGTTCGCCGCGTCGAACCCGCGTTCGGACGAAAAGAGCGGGGCGATCCTGCGGCGGCAGCTGGCCGCCGTGTTTCCCGAACTGGCCGGCGTACGCATCGACTACTGTTGGGGCGGGATGGTCGACATGACCGCCAACCGACTACCGCGCGCGGGCGAGCGCGACGGCGTGTACTACGCGATGGGCTATAGCGGCCACGGCACGCACATGGCCACGCTGATGGGCACGCTGATGGCGGAGATCATGGACGGGCGCGCGGATCTCAACCCCTGGAAAGACTTCGACTGGCCGGCCATTCCCGGGCACTTCGGCAAACCCTGGTTCCTGCCGTTCGTCGGTGCCTGGTATCGACTCAAGGACACGCTGCAATGA
- a CDS encoding aldehyde dehydrogenase family protein — MNSPVVHLMQNGRLDRLFIDGDWVVPDGGDRFVVVSPSTEDGLCEIPLGNARDADRAVSAARRAFEPWAATSPQARAALLDRVHALMLERAELFAAALATEMGAPISYARAAHVPLAAEHIRVARDNLARYPFVSRRGTTAIVREPIGVCALITPWNWPIYQITAKVGPALAAGCTVVLKPSELSPLSALLFAEVIADAGVPAGVFNLVSGDGAVVGAALSSHPEVDMVSITGSTRAGVLVAQAAAPTVKRVAQELGGKSPNIVLPDADLQRAIAPGVAAAFRNMGQSCSAPTRMIVPRNLLGTVEALALAAAQKLVVGDPFDEATTHGPLANRAQFGRVAQMIDVGINERAKLIAGGPGRPAGLDKGFYARPTIFSDVRTDMAIAQQEIFGPVLAILPYDTEEEAVAIANDTVYGLGAHVQGTDMERVRAAAARIRSGQVHLNYPAWDPQAPFGGYKQSGNGREYGIEGMEEYMEVKSVLGYYD, encoded by the coding sequence ATGAATTCACCTGTTGTTCACCTGATGCAAAACGGAAGGCTCGATCGCCTCTTCATCGACGGCGACTGGGTCGTGCCCGACGGCGGCGACCGGTTCGTGGTCGTTAGCCCGTCCACTGAAGACGGACTGTGCGAGATCCCGCTCGGCAACGCGCGCGACGCCGACCGGGCCGTCAGCGCCGCGCGCAGGGCCTTCGAACCGTGGGCGGCCACGTCGCCGCAGGCGCGCGCCGCGCTGCTCGATCGCGTGCATGCGTTGATGCTGGAGCGCGCGGAGCTGTTCGCCGCGGCGCTGGCCACGGAAATGGGCGCGCCGATCAGCTATGCGCGCGCCGCGCACGTGCCGCTCGCGGCCGAGCATATCCGCGTCGCGCGCGACAATCTCGCGCGTTATCCGTTCGTCTCGCGGCGCGGAACGACCGCGATCGTGCGCGAGCCGATCGGCGTGTGCGCGCTGATCACGCCGTGGAACTGGCCGATCTACCAGATCACGGCGAAGGTCGGCCCGGCGCTCGCGGCCGGCTGTACGGTCGTGCTGAAACCCAGCGAGCTGTCGCCGCTCAGCGCGCTGCTGTTCGCGGAAGTGATCGCCGATGCGGGCGTGCCCGCGGGCGTATTCAACCTGGTGAGCGGCGACGGCGCGGTGGTGGGCGCCGCGCTGTCTTCGCACCCGGAAGTCGACATGGTGTCGATCACCGGCTCGACGCGTGCCGGCGTGCTGGTGGCGCAGGCGGCGGCGCCGACCGTCAAGCGCGTCGCGCAGGAGCTGGGCGGCAAGTCGCCGAACATCGTCTTGCCGGATGCGGACCTGCAGCGGGCCATTGCGCCCGGCGTGGCCGCCGCGTTCCGGAACATGGGTCAGTCGTGCAGCGCGCCGACCCGCATGATCGTGCCGCGCAACCTGCTCGGCACGGTCGAGGCGCTGGCTCTCGCGGCCGCGCAGAAACTGGTGGTCGGCGATCCGTTCGACGAGGCCACGACGCACGGGCCGCTGGCCAATCGCGCGCAGTTCGGGCGGGTCGCGCAGATGATCGACGTGGGCATCAACGAACGCGCGAAGCTGATCGCGGGCGGCCCCGGCCGGCCCGCGGGGCTCGACAAGGGCTTCTATGCGCGGCCGACGATTTTCTCCGACGTGCGCACCGACATGGCGATCGCGCAGCAGGAGATCTTCGGCCCGGTGCTCGCGATCCTGCCTTACGACACCGAGGAAGAAGCGGTCGCCATCGCGAACGACACGGTCTATGGGCTCGGCGCACACGTGCAGGGCACCGACATGGAGCGCGTACGCGCGGCGGCCGCCCGCATCCGCTCGGGCCAGGTGCATCTGAACTACCCCGCATGGGACCCTCAGGCGCCGTTCGGCGGATACAAGCAGTCGGGCAACGGTCGCGAATACGGGATCGAAGGGATGGAGGAGTATATGGAGGTCAAGTCGGTCCTGGGCTACTACGATTGA
- a CDS encoding ATP-binding cassette domain-containing protein: MIEMTDLHKSFGDVPVLRGITLKVNECEAVCLSPASGSGKSTLLRCINAFEAYDSGEIKLLHQVVEQRSRHINRLPYKVGMEFQRFNLFPYRIAGGNVMEGPA, from the coding sequence ATGATCGAAATGACCGACCTGCACAAAAGCTTCGGCGACGTGCCGGTGCTTAGGGGTATCACGTTGAAGGTAAACGAGTGCGAGGCAGTGTGCTTGAGTCCGGCGTCGGGCTCCGGCAAGTCGACGCTGCTTCGGTGCATCAATGCGTTCGAGGCCTACGATTCGGGCGAGATTAAACTTCTGCATCAGGTTGTTGAGCAGCGCTCGCGCCATATTAATCGGCTTCCCTACAAGGTCGGTATGGAGTTCCAGCGCTTCAACCTGTTCCCATATCGCATAGCGGGAGGAAACGTGATGGAGGGGCCGGCGTAA
- a CDS encoding ornithine cyclodeaminase family protein, whose protein sequence is MKTLLLKKKEVSQLISMKEVIGTVEEAYKAFNSDQVVQPDYIGIDLHPPRGDIDFKLGYYKGNEIISMKASSGGFPNNPTEYGVPSGMGTILLFDAMTCALICVMDGSLITGLRTGACGAVSVKALARKNAKKITSIGTGNQARMQIRAIKEVMQIEEIHAWDHTAESAAKFKVDIEREFEIPVVSANSKKEAVEQADILITTTRGKGSLVEADWVKPGTHIVAIGTDANGKQEFDPEIFRKAKVVVDSIMQCSEKGEIQHPLNKNIITKDSIHAEIGEVLLGKKPGRESDEEITIFDSTGMAIQDNTTSTKIYRNAIESKVGTFFEFFE, encoded by the coding sequence ATGAAAACATTGTTGCTCAAAAAAAAGGAAGTAAGCCAACTGATATCCATGAAGGAAGTCATCGGTACGGTGGAGGAAGCATACAAAGCCTTCAACAGTGACCAGGTGGTGCAGCCCGACTATATTGGGATAGATCTCCATCCGCCGCGTGGGGATATCGATTTCAAGCTTGGTTACTACAAGGGCAACGAAATCATCTCCATGAAAGCGTCTTCCGGCGGCTTCCCCAATAACCCGACAGAGTACGGCGTGCCAAGCGGCATGGGGACGATTCTCCTGTTTGATGCCATGACCTGTGCGCTGATCTGCGTGATGGATGGCAGTTTGATCACAGGCCTCAGAACCGGGGCATGCGGAGCCGTGTCGGTCAAAGCACTGGCAAGGAAGAACGCGAAAAAGATCACATCGATCGGAACCGGGAATCAGGCCCGGATGCAGATCCGTGCAATCAAGGAGGTCATGCAGATCGAAGAGATCCATGCATGGGACCACACTGCGGAGTCTGCGGCAAAGTTCAAAGTGGATATCGAACGTGAGTTTGAGATTCCCGTTGTGAGCGCGAATTCCAAGAAAGAAGCAGTTGAGCAGGCGGATATCCTGATTACGACGACACGTGGGAAAGGATCCCTGGTGGAAGCCGACTGGGTAAAGCCCGGGACACACATCGTTGCGATCGGAACCGATGCAAATGGGAAGCAGGAGTTCGATCCGGAAATCTTCAGGAAAGCCAAAGTGGTCGTCGACTCGATCATGCAGTGCAGCGAAAAAGGAGAAATCCAGCATCCGTTGAACAAGAACATCATTACCAAAGACAGCATCCATGCAGAGATCGGCGAGGTCTTGCTGGGCAAAAAGCCTGGTAGAGAGAGTGATGAGGAAATCACGATCTTCGACTCCACCGGGATGGCCATCCAGGACAACACGACGTCGACGAAAATCTACCGGAACGCCATTGAAAGCAAGGTCGGAACATTCTTCGAGTTTTTTGAATAA
- a CDS encoding threonine/serine dehydratase, with amino-acid sequence MRNYPTIQDIREAQERLKPHIKHTPLLRAEKIEDAVGCQLYLKPETLQITGAFKIRGALNKALSLTRDEIANGLIATSSGNHAQGIAYAARMLGVKAILVVPVTTPKIKIENTKAMGAEVVLFDGDTAARWKKVCEIAEENKYAAIHGFEDPLVMAGQGTIGCEILADLEDVDTIIVPLGGGGLISGIATAIKETKPSVRVIGAEPALTPKYYYSRINKERTSLPLKNTIADGVRISVPGQNPYPIIEKYVDEIVLVEDEHIIAGMRALARDAKLIAEPAASIGIGALLAGSIKVKPDEKVCAVLSGGNWDLSDLADVYKLAE; translated from the coding sequence ATGCGCAACTACCCTACCATCCAGGACATTCGCGAAGCCCAGGAACGGCTGAAGCCCCACATCAAGCATACGCCGTTATTGCGCGCGGAAAAAATCGAGGACGCCGTTGGTTGCCAGCTCTATCTCAAACCTGAAACCCTGCAAATCACGGGCGCCTTCAAGATTCGAGGCGCTCTGAACAAGGCACTGTCACTCACGAGAGATGAAATCGCCAACGGCCTCATTGCGACTTCTTCGGGCAATCATGCCCAGGGGATCGCCTATGCCGCCAGGATGCTGGGGGTCAAGGCGATCCTGGTCGTTCCGGTGACTACACCCAAAATCAAGATCGAGAACACCAAAGCCATGGGAGCGGAAGTGGTTCTTTTCGATGGCGACACGGCCGCCCGATGGAAAAAGGTGTGCGAGATCGCCGAAGAGAACAAGTACGCGGCGATCCACGGCTTCGAGGACCCGCTGGTCATGGCCGGCCAGGGAACCATCGGGTGCGAAATCCTGGCGGATCTGGAGGATGTCGACACCATCATCGTTCCCCTGGGCGGCGGCGGCCTGATTTCAGGCATCGCTACCGCCATCAAGGAAACGAAGCCGTCGGTGCGTGTTATCGGCGCAGAGCCCGCCTTGACCCCGAAGTATTATTACAGCCGGATCAATAAGGAACGCACATCGCTTCCATTGAAAAATACCATTGCGGATGGGGTGCGAATCAGTGTTCCGGGCCAAAACCCGTATCCCATTATCGAAAAGTATGTGGATGAGATTGTTCTCGTTGAAGACGAACATATCATCGCGGGCATGCGTGCACTCGCCAGGGATGCGAAATTGATCGCTGAACCAGCCGCCTCGATTGGTATTGGTGCTTTGCTGGCTGGTTCCATCAAAGTCAAGCCGGATGAAAAAGTGTGCGCGGTTTTGAGTGGCGGAAACTGGGATTTGTCCGACCTTGCCGACGTATACAAACTGGCTGAGTAA
- a CDS encoding M20 aminoacylase family protein, producing MEKPVIPDTSLQAHHAHWARLRRDLHAHPELRFEEHRTADVVARELDALGYAVSRGLGGTGVVASLPGADPARGIVLRADLDALPIQEANDFAHASGTHGIMHACGHDGHTVMLLGAARILKELPPLPGAVHFVFQPGEEGGAGARKMIDDGLFEQYPTEAVFGMHNWPGLPAGHFGLRTGPIMAAGSRFRIKVTGKGAHAAQPHLGVDPVPLACSMVLQFQTIAARHKDPVDPAVISVCMIHAGTTDNVIPDSVELRGTIRTLSSALQQKLQTDVQLTCEGLARAYGAQVDVEFFQYYPATVNTPAETALCEAVIRDTFGDERLYRDVPPNMTSEDFGFMLEERPGAYVLIGNATPGAAAPSLHHPKYDFNDEIIPAGVRYWVALAQHYFGQSS from the coding sequence TTGGAAAAACCAGTCATTCCCGACACGTCGCTGCAAGCGCATCACGCGCACTGGGCAAGGCTGCGGCGCGATCTGCATGCGCATCCCGAGCTGCGATTCGAAGAACACCGGACCGCCGACGTCGTCGCCCGCGAGCTTGACGCGCTCGGCTATGCGGTATCGCGTGGGCTGGGCGGCACGGGTGTCGTCGCGAGCCTGCCCGGTGCGGACCCGGCGCGCGGCATCGTGCTGCGGGCGGATCTGGATGCGTTGCCGATCCAGGAAGCCAACGACTTCGCGCACGCATCGGGCACGCACGGGATCATGCACGCATGCGGGCATGACGGCCATACCGTCATGTTGCTCGGCGCCGCGCGCATCCTGAAGGAACTGCCGCCATTGCCGGGTGCCGTTCATTTCGTGTTTCAACCGGGCGAAGAGGGCGGCGCGGGCGCGCGCAAGATGATCGACGACGGGTTGTTCGAGCAATACCCGACCGAAGCGGTGTTCGGCATGCACAACTGGCCCGGCTTGCCTGCCGGGCATTTCGGATTGCGTACCGGCCCGATCATGGCCGCGGGCTCGCGCTTCAGGATCAAGGTGACCGGCAAGGGCGCGCACGCGGCGCAGCCGCATCTGGGTGTCGATCCCGTGCCGCTCGCGTGTTCGATGGTGCTGCAGTTTCAGACCATCGCCGCGCGGCACAAGGATCCCGTGGACCCCGCAGTCATTTCCGTCTGCATGATCCATGCGGGCACGACGGACAACGTCATTCCGGACAGCGTCGAGCTGCGCGGGACGATCCGCACCCTGTCGTCCGCGTTGCAGCAGAAACTGCAGACAGACGTGCAACTTACGTGCGAGGGGCTAGCGCGCGCGTATGGCGCGCAGGTCGACGTCGAGTTTTTTCAGTACTACCCAGCGACGGTCAACACGCCGGCCGAGACGGCGTTGTGCGAAGCGGTGATTCGCGATACGTTCGGTGATGAACGCCTGTACCGCGACGTGCCGCCGAACATGACGTCGGAGGATTTCGGCTTCATGCTGGAGGAGCGGCCCGGCGCTTACGTGCTGATCGGTAACGCTACGCCGGGCGCGGCCGCACCGTCCCTGCATCACCCGAAATACGATTTCAACGACGAAATCATCCCGGCCGGTGTCAGGTATTGGGTCGCCCTGGCGCAGCATTACTTCGGGCAATCGTCGTGA
- a CDS encoding tartrate dehydrogenase → MARTYRIATIPGDGIGKEVMPEAIRVLDVVKKRYGIGLDYQHVAWGSCDYYAQHGKMMPDDWKAQLSGMDAILFGAVGWPATVPDHISLWGSLLKFRREFDQYINLRPARLFDGVPSPLAGRRAGDIDFMIVRENTEGEYSSVGGTMFEGTDREIVMQQSIFTRHGTERVLKFAFELAQGRAKRLTVATKSNGIAISMPWWDACTVEMAERYPDIAVDKQHIDILCARFVLQPDRFDVVVASNLFGDILSDLGPACTGTIGIAPSANLNPDRTLPSLFEPVHGSAPDIAGKGIANPIAMIWSAAMMLDFLGNGQGEEREAHDAILSAIEAVLEDGPRTGDLGGTATTAEMGAAIADRLA, encoded by the coding sequence ATGGCCCGCACCTATCGCATCGCAACGATTCCTGGCGACGGCATTGGCAAGGAAGTGATGCCCGAGGCGATTCGCGTGCTCGACGTCGTCAAAAAGCGATATGGCATCGGCCTCGACTATCAGCATGTCGCGTGGGGGAGCTGCGACTACTACGCGCAGCACGGCAAGATGATGCCGGACGACTGGAAGGCGCAACTGTCGGGCATGGACGCGATCCTGTTCGGCGCGGTCGGCTGGCCCGCGACGGTGCCCGATCACATTTCGCTGTGGGGCTCGCTGCTGAAATTCCGCCGAGAGTTCGACCAGTACATCAACCTGCGGCCCGCACGCCTGTTCGACGGCGTGCCGTCGCCGCTCGCCGGCCGCCGCGCAGGCGACATCGACTTCATGATCGTGCGCGAGAACACCGAGGGCGAGTATTCGTCGGTCGGCGGCACGATGTTCGAAGGCACCGATCGCGAGATCGTGATGCAGCAGTCGATCTTTACGCGTCACGGCACCGAGCGCGTACTGAAATTCGCATTCGAACTCGCGCAGGGCCGCGCGAAGCGTCTCACCGTCGCGACGAAGAGCAACGGCATCGCGATCAGCATGCCGTGGTGGGACGCGTGCACGGTCGAGATGGCCGAACGCTATCCCGACATCGCCGTCGACAAGCAGCACATCGACATCCTGTGTGCGCGCTTCGTGCTGCAGCCGGACCGCTTCGACGTCGTGGTCGCGTCCAACCTGTTCGGCGACATCCTGTCGGATCTCGGGCCGGCCTGTACGGGCACGATCGGCATCGCGCCGTCGGCGAACCTGAACCCCGACCGCACGCTTCCGTCGCTGTTCGAACCCGTGCACGGCTCCGCGCCCGACATCGCAGGCAAGGGCATAGCCAATCCCATCGCAATGATCTGGTCCGCGGCGATGATGCTCGACTTTCTGGGCAACGGCCAGGGCGAGGAGCGGGAAGCACATGACGCGATCCTTTCCGCCATCGAAGCCGTGCTCGAGGACGGTCCGCGCACCGGCGACCTGGGCGGCACCGCGACCACGGCGGAAATGGGCGCCGCCATTGCGGATCGTCTCGCATGA
- a CDS encoding LysR substrate-binding domain-containing protein, producing the protein MNKFPNLDDLRVFCTVARKASFSAAADTLSVSAAYVSKRVNVLEADLDTRLFHRSTRRVAITEAGERVYAWAEKILDDVDRLVEDVSTTRRVPRGTLRVSSSFGFGRHVVAPALARLTERHPQLSARLDLFDRIVDVAGEGFDLDIRIGDEIAPHLIAKRLASNHRVLCAAPAYLKAYGIPRQLADLGMHQCLAIKERDHPFGIWRLTERGETVTLKVTGPLSTNHGEVAVQWAVAGRGIVLRSIWDVRALLDSGALVQVLPGVVQHANVWAVYPARLASSAKVRVCVDFLADEFDRMA; encoded by the coding sequence GTGAATAAATTCCCGAACCTCGATGATCTGCGCGTGTTCTGCACTGTTGCACGCAAGGCCAGCTTCAGCGCAGCGGCCGACACACTTTCGGTATCGGCGGCCTATGTGAGCAAGCGCGTAAATGTGCTCGAAGCCGACCTGGATACACGCCTCTTCCATCGCTCGACGCGCCGCGTCGCGATCACGGAAGCGGGCGAGCGCGTCTATGCATGGGCGGAAAAGATTCTCGACGACGTCGATCGTCTCGTCGAGGACGTGTCGACCACCCGGCGTGTGCCGCGTGGCACGTTGCGCGTATCGAGCAGCTTCGGTTTCGGTCGGCACGTGGTGGCGCCCGCGCTTGCACGGCTGACGGAGCGCCATCCGCAGTTGAGCGCGCGGCTCGACCTGTTCGATCGCATCGTTGATGTGGCGGGCGAGGGTTTCGATCTCGACATCCGCATCGGCGATGAAATCGCGCCGCATCTGATCGCAAAGCGTCTTGCGTCGAACCACCGTGTGTTGTGTGCAGCGCCCGCCTACCTGAAGGCGTACGGCATTCCGCGTCAGCTTGCGGACCTGGGCATGCATCAATGCCTTGCGATCAAGGAACGCGATCACCCGTTCGGCATCTGGCGTCTGACGGAGCGCGGCGAGACCGTGACCTTGAAAGTAACCGGGCCGCTATCGACCAATCACGGCGAAGTGGCGGTGCAATGGGCCGTGGCGGGGCGCGGCATCGTGCTGCGTTCGATTTGGGACGTGCGCGCACTGCTCGACAGCGGCGCACTCGTGCAGGTGCTGCCCGGCGTCGTGCAGCACGCGAACGTGTGGGCGGTGTATCCGGCACGGCTGGCTTCGTCGGCGAAGGTGCGGGTTTGCGTCGACTTTCTGGCGGACGAATTCGACCGCATGGCCTAG